atgtgcaagcactgtaagaaattccccttaggggatggggcagctcggggaagaggatctaggttccaagttccctcccttacatctccaaaatggggctgagagagactcctgcctgtaaccttggagaagccactaccagtctgggtggacaatattgagttagatcaggcctgctcaacttagccccccccagctgtttttggactacaactcccataatccctagccacagtggccaatagccaaggattatgggagttctaggccagcatctgcaggagggccgttgagcaggcctgagctagatgggacaaTGGttagacttggtataaggcagcttcctatgttcctcctgctAAGATACTATTATACCTAGCCCCCCCGCCAACACTCAGATGTAAATTTAGCCTGAACCGTAAAGCCGTAACTGCTGACCAGTCTTCAAACCCTGAACTGATTTATCCTGATACTAGGAAAGCCAAGAGCTTATCTATAAGGATTTGCTTGGGTCATCTTCTACCCCAACTCAAATACCTTGGATAGATTTGAAAGAGTCCACGGAAGTTGCAGGTTTGCATGCTTCAGTCCCAACCACCCCATGCCGCCTCTGAATGTCATAGAGGAGATTATTTTAAACTCGGTTCTGCATGTCATCTGAATTTGGGGGACTGTGGATAGTCTTAGCTGTGGTTTGCTCAAACTAGGATAAAATGTGCTTTTAGATCTTAGTAtgtgaacaaaccacagtttaaaaGCTAACCCCACTTCCCCCAAATTCACATgacttgtaaaggtaaagtgtgctgtcgagtcaattttgactcctggtgcccgcagagccctgtggttttctttagtagaatacaggaggggtttaccattgccatctcccacgcagtatgacatgatgcctttcagcatcttcctatatcactgctgcctgatataggtgtttcccatagtctgggaaacataccagcagggattgaaactggcaactttctgcttgttagtcaagcatttccctgctgcgccacttaaggtggcgtACAAGTAGAAACTTTCAGTTGTCTCTGATGCACGGGGAGGAGAAGCACAAGTCCAGGGTTTTCCCAGGCACGATAAATTACTCTAACCCAGGCTATATTGTCTGAATCCATCTCTTGTGCTGATTAAAACTCCAGTGAGAATAATCTGACCTTTGTGTAGATCAAATAAGAACAGATCTATACATTCAGTATAATAATGTGGCACAGCCCTTGGGATTATAACTTTCTAGACTGCAGCAGACAAAACACATGCACAAGTTAACACATCTGCTTGTGTGGGGTCTGCTATGTGTAAATAGAGCTGAAGAAAGTAACCCTGACATTGTTCCACCTACTTCCCTGGTGGAGGGAGTAGAAGATGCAAGATTGCTCCTAGACGTTTCCTTGACTTTCTTTCTGTGGTGGGAACAGACTGACACTAGTTCCTTTGGCACTAAATTGGCACTGGTATCATTTATCTTATTTAGAAAAATTGTATGCCActcctgtgtgtgcacacacacggtGCTTTGGAGTGCCAATGTGGCTGGTATGTTTAACAAGGCCTCTGAGAGTGGGAAGGGTCTTGACTTCTTCCAGTGAATGAATCTTGGCTACTTGTTCATAGTAACTCTGCTACAACAGGAGAAACCTGCTGTCTAAATTTTCTTTCCAGGAGGAAGATGATGCGCAAGGCAGCTGTTACTTCAAGATGGTCTTTGTGGTGAACATGGAGCTTTCCATGGGGGCTGGAAAGGTAAAACTCCTCCAGGGCTGTTAACTTGGTTATCCTGAAATAACAACCCATTAAACAGCATTGATTGCTGACTTGCTTACATGATTGAGGTGCTTATCTGAAGGGAAGTGAAAGCAAGCAAAGGAGCCCTTGCTTCATTAGGGGCTTTTGATTTTTTCCTGTGTTAATTTCTCTCACAAAAGATGTGAATTGTAGCACAATCATCTCGGGTGCACAGGCTAACTCTATTCACTCTCCTGTTGCTGAACATCCTAGTATTGCTGATCCACACATACAGGTTGCGTTTGGGTATGACTTCTGCCCAGTGAACAAGCTGTTCCTGCAAGCGATGACAGGCTGGTTGTGTGGCTGGGCTGCTTCCTCCTGCAACTGTGCTTCTGTCACTGCAGACTCCTTATTTTTGGCAAAATCAACATGGAGAAGTGGTCTTCTAGGTCTTCATGTTTCTCATTACAGATGGCTGCCCAGGTGGGACATGCTGCTATTGGCCTCTTCCAGCTGTTGCAGGAAAAGTCTACCCACAGGGACATGATCAACCAGTGGGATGAACATGGGTAAGACAACAGGAGAATAGGCCAGGAGTGGATAATCATCCTTTTGGAGAATCTGCTTTTTATCATGCCCTTCTGCTAAAGAATTACCAACATACTACTATGAACATTTATTTACCACTATTTAGCAGACGTtctcaaaggtttacacagaaaaataagattgttgccctgtcccaaaagggctcacagtctagaatGGAACATAAGGTAGGCAATAGCCACCAGATGGATGatgttctggggttggatagggccagttgcactccccctgttaaatagaagagaattgccactttcaaaagtgcctctttggtCGGTTATCAGGGTTACTGCTACTCATAGCACATGCTTTTTCACAACTCCTGTAAGATAGGATAAGTTGAAAGAGAATTAATTGCCCAAGATAATCCAGTGATCTTCATGACTGAGGATTTGATTCAAAAGTCTCCCTAGTGTCAGTCCCACActtaaccactatgccatgctggctgtTCATGTGTTCTCCACTCATTTGAAAGACCAGCCTTGAGTTCCACCTGTGTACCATATGAGGCCTTGAGGAGATATCCTAGGTTCACCCTACACACCCAACGCCTCTTGTTGGAAACAGATTGGGGGCTATTATTTTTAGTCTTGGCTAGAAATTTAGATAATCCCTTCTGGATTTGCCTGGGGACCAGCCAGTTGTATGGCCAAGTAACTCTGGAATTCTGACAGCTAGTCTGTGCATCCTTATGGACATGCCTGCACTGCACCACCAACCCTGCTTAACCTAGTGCTGGGGAGTAGCATTGGCATGCAGCCAAACATGCTTACATTTTGGTCTGGTGTGTGCTGTCCTTTGGTCACAAGGACAGTGCTTCGTCAGTTGGATTTGCATGCCATGATGCCCTTCTTTGCAACAAATGGGAAAATGCTATAAAATACTTGGTGTTAGAACTAGACTTCAGTGCCAGTCGTGCACAGAGCTCTAAATCTTTCAGATGCTTAGGAATCAGCATCAAAATATGCCCAACCCATTCCACAGTTGTGGTGAACATAGCCAAATACCTTGAATCAGACCTTtagctgggagtggggaggggactaGGGTGGCCTGTGCCCCCCAAACCTTTCTCTGCCCTACCCTTAATTTTTTtaccaacaattttaaaataatggaatGTTGCCCCCACTTTTTTGCACCCTTCCTCAATTTTggggctggctatgggcctgcccTGATCACTGTTCCTCGTATTTATAGATCACCTGGAAGAAAACTAGGCTTATCTGGCCCAGTCTTGGAAATGGGCTCTGCCCAATGGTCTGTCTCCATCATCGTCTAGGCAGAATCTTGTTGGAGGGGCAAATGTTCTGTTCTAGTGAGGGGAGATGAAGGTGGCCTTGTATTCAAACTTGCTTTACCTTTCTCAGTGCAAAGAAAGTTGTTCTTCAAGGGTCCAACACTGACCAATTGCTGGAGCTTCACGCCTTAGCCCTGAGCTTGGAACTGCCAACATACCTAGTGCAGGATGCTGGAAGGACCCAGGTAACCATGCCAGAGGCTCTGAAAAGGGCCTTTATTCTAACTTTTTTTGGTGTTCAATCTTGAACCAGTGTCCCCCTCTATTCTTGTGTCCTACAGGAATATAATAGGTATGTAAGGAAAGGGTGTGGATTTCTGCACTCTTGGTGGAATTCTTCAGTAGGCATAAGCAGggttcaagaaatgttggctcaaattaccagccagacaaaatattttacttaacAGATGGTTCCTGGAGTTATGCTGGTGCATTGCTcattgggatttccccccccacTTGTCAGCATCATTTTTTACTTGTCACGGACaggtagactagtggattttgTGAGCCTTAGGCATAAATTATGCAAACAGAATGCATTTGCATGTACTTGCCTATTTTGTTCTTGCTGCAATACTTAAGGGAGCACATTTGGAATATTTTAGTTTTTTAACTAGGGCATATACTGAAGGAAGGCTGAGATTCATAGGTGACTAGAGTTATAGAAGAGCTAAAAATCTCTTCTACATGTGGAAATTCTACCATTTGATCACaggaagactttttttaaaagctcatttGCATGCTGTGCAAACTGATGGTGCCAGATATGATGATcttcttcttaataataataataataataataataataataataattcaatttctatactgcccttccaaaaatggctcagggcagtttacacagagaaataataaataagatggatccctatccccaaagggctcacaatctaaaaagaaacataagagagacaccagcaacagtcactggagatattgtgctgggggtggatagggccagttactctccccatgctaaataaagagaatcgccatgtaaaaaggtgcctctttgccaagttagcagggcatatTCTGCCTAAAATCCCATGTGGGTAGTATATCTGTTTGTAGAGTGCCATCAAATTGCATAGCACTACACAAAGTGCAAGCCCTTCAGGGCAGGGACCTTTAAATCCAAGATTCAACATGGGGCTGGGTAGATCACTTTTTAGACCATATCCATGGTCTAAACATAACAACAAACATGCTGTTCAgcttttatttttgaaatatttctggCTGAGATGCTAGGTTCCTACTGGAAGCCATTTTCACCTTGCTGATCCTGGGAACCTGAGTGCCAAGCTACAATGGAACATTAAAACATAACCACATTTTCAGATTTGAAACTTCAAAAATTGGATTTTAGAATTCAGTTTAAGACACTACAGAATTGCCTTAAGTCCTTTGGAGAGAGATGCTTAAGGCAGTAATGctgggtaaagtaaagtgtgccattgagtctatttcgactcctgacacccacagagccctgtggttttcttttttggtagcatgcaggaggggtttaccactgcctcctcccgcacagtatgagatgatgcctttcagcatctttctatatcgctgctgccagatatagtatcagtggggattcaaaccagtaaccttctgcttgttagtcaagcatttcctcactgcaccacttaaggtggctcaatGTTGAGTACTAACTTCAATATTTCACACTAACTTCTTCCTATATTCAATAGCATCAATAATTGgagtgttttcttttaaaaagtcaaactaGGACAATATTATCCAGATTTTTGCCAGATACTTAAGCACTATTGTCCAGACTTGTTTTGGCTTCAATGTAAATCTGATGCTTTGCTGGGCAAAACCAActgctgagaagcagcagcatttaCCAGGGGACCCACAATCCACTGAACTAGGGCATAGTAGACTAAAGGTGCAACCCCTAACCATCCTATCATTCTCTTTGCACGGTGCTGGTCTCAGCTGTGTTCTGTCCTTCCTATTTCAGGTTCCAGCTGGGTCACATACAGTTCTTGCCCTGATGGGAGAAGAAGAGATGGTGAATCAGGTGACTGGGAAGCTAAAACTGCTGAACTGAGGAGTGCTTCAGAGCTAGGCCCTGTCAGCGATACCTGGAGTTAATGGGCAGCCCTTCTGTGTGCTCTGCTGGTGGGAAAAGTCAGGGCCGGCTGACAGCAATTCAAGGCCCTTCTGGTAGCATGGAGAACAAAGGGGCAGCTCTCCTTCACACGGCTGTGTCCTTGATAGCAAGGTGGAGACTGTACTGTGTTTACTATTGCAGCTGGATTGTAGGGTGCTTCAAGGGTCTGTGTAAGAGATGGGGCTGTCTTTTCCATACCACTGACAAACCAGGCAAATCTGTACAGGTTGTTGCCTGAGCTTTCTTCTTTTGCACTGTGGACAAACTGGGGGGGCCATCTTGCAGCAGGAGGTTATCCTGTACCTAAAGCATTCCCTGCATTTGCCTGTTTTACtttgaaggattttttttttttggttaaagaTGAAACATGATCTCTCCAGACTGCTTAGGCCATTGCTGAACTGCTCTTGCTGCTCTCAGAAGCTATTTTAGATTGTGTTACCTAAAAATGTACTGTCTTGTAGTTGGATCAACCCCTTGTAACTTGCTCCTATAGTGATGAACTGTTTTCTTCTTTTATGGTATCATTTCAGTTGTCGTCCACTCCAGATATTGGATTTTAAGAACGTAGCACTAGCACCATATGATCATCATCTCTCCGCCTAATGGAAGGAGGCTGGACAATGCAGTGGGGGAACTGCTGTGCTGCCCAAGGCCAGGAACGGGCAATTAGCTGGGCCAGggatgtggggggagggtttaaaaCAGGGATACACAACTTTGTTcctccagttgttggactacaactcccatcatccccagccacagtgggggtgatgggagttgtagctcaacagcagctggagggccaaagttgtgcatccctaATTTAAAGCAATGGAGGAAGAATAGTGCTGACAACTGAAGGTGGGGagaggacagccctgctgctctttttctccccctgcaaaaacacaaaacatctgAAAATGCCAATTGAGTGTTCCTGCTGTGGTTGTACAACCATGTTTAgcatcttaaaaataaataaattaagatgatgcctttttgAGAGGTTATAAGAGGTGGCTGTAGTATGCTTATGACACAACAGTCATAGCTGATAGATGGCCATGACACTTGTATAAGTGCAGTACATAGCACCTCCTGAAAGGGGGTGTATGGCAGGGAGAATACTGCAGCCTAAGTATTGTGGAACTACATGAGATGGCAACCATTCTTACCTTGTAACATCCCTCCAGAGCTAGGTTACTATTCCCCTCTTGCAAATTGTGCATTGAGGCTGAAAGCTCCAAGGTAATGCAGCAGGTGTGTAGCAGAGGGTGGACTTGAAGCTGGGTCTGCTGTAGCTGTACTGATTAATAGCCATTGCTGTTGAAAACAATCTTCTCAGGAGCAGGGCTCACCTTTGGCCCCAGCTACAACCTATAACTCACTCTTCATGTCTTAGCTTTGctttttctgtctgtctctctctccctctctttagcACTGGCTGCTACAgcacagggctccattccagCCATTTGAGACTCCATAGCCCAGTAATCCTGCAGGGGAGGCTCAGGTGCACACCTGGGCTTGTATGGTTCAACTGAAGGCTGGGCTGAACAAAATGCAGTTCATTTGACCCAGCCTTCAGTCAGGAGCTCTGTCGTAGTCCACCCATTAAAGACCAGTGCCTGACCTTGAATGGATTCATTTGTAGGGGAAGGGCTTTAACTTTAGTGCTAGAGTACCTGTTTTGCATCAtccagaaggtcctaggttcaatccctgctatctccaggtagggctaggacatatctgtctgaaatcctagagagcCATTGCTAGACAGTGTACAcaaaactgagctggatggacatcTGACTCTGCATAAGCCAGTGTTGACTTTGCATGTTTACACACACCTGCAAAAGGAAGTTGAGTAGGGAGGGAGCAACTGAAATGGACCACTCTGCTGCCTCACCTCTGGAAATGGAACAGGTGCATGACAGGAGGAACTCTACTCAGTGGCATGCTCTGAACCAAGGTGGAGTAAAAGAATACTTTCTTCAATAAAAATTAAGTGgaggcttaaaaaaaagaagccCGTTGATACAGGCAACAGAGAGCTAGATAAACCAgtagtatgaggcagcttcatgtgtgttCAGAATTCACCAAGTTTGAGCCAATGGAAAACAAAGGAGGCAGCTCTGATATGAAGGGTTCCACCAAAGACAAGTTACCAACTTGTGTGGGAAGGTCCTATACTTTTTTAGCAACTGCCTGAGAAGCTGAAATTCAATAGGTATAGCTTTTTCTAGTGCACaaaactagtggtgtgcacggatcCGGTGCTTGCCAGttcaatgggggggggaatctttaaggatggggggtgggtattcttacccctcctgccacgtttccccctgctggcactgtcttttaaaatggtctggcagggtggcagtgtacctccttgccaccctggtgcctccttggGCTGGAAGTGCCCACTTCCGGcccaaggaggtacactgccgccccgccggactattttaaaagacagcgccagcggggggaaacgtggcgggaggggtaagagcaccctcccccgtccttaaagatatttctccccccctcccccgcacctttgaaccagttcggaggcctgtaaaagggcctccgaaccggtttgtgcacatccctacacaaagCAACAGATGACAAAATTCACTCTTATCTACTGAAAGTTTGCTGCTTTATCTAGCTATTAAAGGGGGAGGCACCCTGCTGGGGTTGGGGAATAATGGCAACTTCAGATACCACCTACAATCCACCCTGTTCTGTCTTGTGATGAAATGGGGTAGAACGTCTGTCTCCCCATTGATGCAGTTTGTGGTACACAGTGATGGGAAAGTGTGCAAATGTTGGTATAGAACATACAGTAGCTCTTTGGATTTAAGGCACTTGCTCTCTGAATGCTTGTTCCAAGTGTAGCTTCATTTGGTAACAAATATTCCCTTGTATATGGGCTGTGTAGCCCCAATTGCATTAGTCTTTTGATTATTCTGGAACAATCGCTCTTCTGTACTCCTTGTAATAGCTGCCTCTGAGTCAGATAAACTTGCAGAGCATACCAACTGCAGTGTATAGGTGTTGCAAGGAGGCATGAACCTAAAGCTGCACAATCTGCCAGGGCAGATAAAACCTGTTGTAGTCAAACTCCCTCCTTCAAAATGTGGCACAATACTGTGATTTGGCTTAATAgtctggcccagtttgaggtCATAAGGACTACTTCTGGGGGGTCCTTTTTGTCATCCACTAAAAACATTTGTGAGCACATCTCTGTAACCCTGCCATTTAGGTCAAGTATTCTGCCACACAATGACACAAATTACTGGCACAAACCCATATTGCAGTCAGACATGGAAAACAAAAAGCTGCATCTAGGTTAAGAGCCTCTTGGAATAAAGACAATATGATGTTTATAGCTGTCATAAACCCCCTGATGGTTTGGAGTGACTTGTAATGCAGAGTCCTGCTGGTGGGTGCACAATTTACTAAGTTTATGTACCAGCAAAAGTAAAGAAACAAATTGCCTTGAGTATTTGGAGCTGGTGAATCTTGGGGGTGAGAGCAGCTGCAGAGTGAGTTGTCTCCATAACTATAATAGAAACCATGAAGAATTTGTgaaaggaggtggaagaggattGTGCAAGTAAGCACAATGGTAATATTAAGGCATTACGCCAAGATTTAGGAGTGGTTTGATTTGGCATCCCATCTATGCTGTTTATGACCAGTGTTAAGCAATACGCAGCCTGATACTTCCAAATACATGCAAATAGGAAGACCTACTTTTCCTGACTCCCAAGTGAATATACATAGGATTTTAGTCTTAATCCGTTGTGTAGTACTGCTATTTCCCCAGTTCTTCTCTGGCCACCTTTGGACTGTCTTGTTTCCACAGCAAGTGGCATTCCACTTGCCACCTATCTAGCATAGCTTTGATACTTCTAACCCCTGTGCCCTAGGCAACAATACCATTGCTACCGCTGTCTCCACATCCCTCTCGTGCTTTGGGATtggggccagatttggcccagTGGCCATCAGCTGGTGATTCTTAGGGAAGATGGCACTACTGCTAGCCAGTGCTTTGTGTGAAAGTACAGACATACCACCCTATGGTTGCAGCTCTCTTAGGTGCAAGCAACTGTAAGCCAGTCAGGTGACCCTGCAGATGATGGTAGCTGGTTGCACTTCATGGTATACAGAGTGTGACCTTGGGCCATTGGACCCCTCTGGCTTTAGTCTTTATTCAGAACTGAAAAAAGCCTATGTATGTGTAACTGCATTTATTCACATTCATCAGCTATTCTTGTCTCTTCAGCTCCACCTGTTGTTGTCTTTGCCTCTAGTTTCTCTGTTGTTTCTCCCCCACTATCAAAACCTAAATTGTTGTTTTGGGGGGCAGGGACCTGCCTCTTATTGAATGCTGTAATGGTCTATATACATTGATAGTACTGTATAAATGAGAATGTATACAAGTTTTCAAGAGTTACTATTATTTGAGGGCTAGGactttatttaccaaaaaaagccATTAAACAAGTTACAGCATGGTTTCTAGAAAGCTGCAGGCACGACATAGCTACATGGCAGGAATTCTGTTCACTTAGGTTGCAATCCTGtatatttacctgggagtaagcactattgaaatcagtggggcttgctgCTGAGTAAGTGTACATGGGGCTGCAGTGCTAAACTCAAGTTCATGTAAGTCCTATTTAAgtaatttacttctgagtaaatatttcTTAGGCTCGGGACAGTATGAGGCAGGCAAACTCACAACACAAATGGGAACTGATTGACTAACCAATGTGTGACCTTAAGGCATAGTTGGACACCTGATACAGCCATCTTGCGGAATCTAGATTGGAtcaatgcctggatgggtgaccacttGGGAACCCCATATAGTCTTGTCTGATATCCACAAAGGaagaaaaatgggatataaattaAATGTACAGGGTGATGGATTTGGGATTCTCCTGTCCTACTGGAGGCACTGATAAAGCTAAAATTGAGTTGGGAACGGTGGGGGTAGGGGAGGGTGTTACTGTGCAACATGCCCACGAATGCAATAAACAGACTTGGCAAAGGGAGAAAAGGGGTGCTTTTCTTTTTCAGACAGGCAGTGTGTCCAGGACACTTTCAAAGTGACTTCAAAAGCAATTTCTCTGCCTGTGTAAATGACATTTCTACCACCAGATGTCTCTCTCTCCCACTTTGGCACTGACATGGAGAACAGCTGTGGCAGTTTCCTGTTCTCTACATCCTGGCGGAGGAGTGAGGCTGGACTGTTGCATTGTGGGCCTGATATTATAGGAGGAACAGGACTATGGtggcttatttttttttaaacggagGGGGCTGGGACCACAATCTCAGCCTAACGAGAAGCTGCATGGACCAATATTAGACAATTACATCCTCCAACTTGCTTAACAATAAAGTTGCTCAATTAGTGATGAGAAACAAAGGTTGCTGCACATTCACATGGCTTATAGGTAAGGTTGCCAGGAATTCTACACCTTTA
Above is a window of Hemicordylus capensis ecotype Gifberg chromosome 2, rHemCap1.1.pri, whole genome shotgun sequence DNA encoding:
- the LOC128347148 gene encoding probable peptidyl-tRNA hydrolase 2; its protein translation is MESQPLDSESGVDESLVALLLELGIPEAAARQALALTGGHSAEAAAQLYFGSGLDSQEEDDAQGSCYFKMVFVVNMELSMGAGKMAAQVGHAAIGLFQLLQEKSTHRDMINQWDEHGAKKVVLQGSNTDQLLELHALALSLELPTYLVQDAGRTQVPAGSHTVLALMGEEEMVNQLSSTPDIGF